The following are encoded in a window of Heliangelus exortis chromosome 9, bHelExo1.hap1, whole genome shotgun sequence genomic DNA:
- the MRPL47 gene encoding LOW QUALITY PROTEIN: large ribosomal subunit protein uL29m (The sequence of the model RefSeq protein was modified relative to this genomic sequence to represent the inferred CDS: inserted 1 base in 1 codon; deleted 1 base in 1 codon) codes for MLGCFACSQVQPMKCNFSGERRHTLHLPRDLPTPSSVSLPPLGLQHYRHPAPRSRPKAAGRALRPRADREVPASHQPWDRTSLRQRPPSPSPPPPRSPRPRNSLPLHSPRRGPTDGAGKAGGPGEPREESAARRTARRPPCSPGSCSPEQEAHGRHSWNWHGGGAGGTGVXRRGEARRPPPWERAEPSLSFRRRQAVWEGRREMAAAVSALCRRLTGALRLSGARPGSAAAGLPGLTPNLFHKNVPEVEPLHQLKFLHTTLSRKGLEEFFDDPANWGEKSVKSGDAWNIKHLRGKSSEDLHKLWYVLLKEKNMLLTLQQESKRQLRPMPSPERLEKVEKSMKNIDLVVREREIALRLLQTGHEKPVPGEWRQDFLGRTYWYTYKEWPIPWYLNKKYKKRRFYYLPHVNRFIRLRLEKNLRLRAKRQNLEKKRQKVLERKFPHLAVKSQSQ; via the exons ATGTTGGGCTGTTTTGCCTGCAGCCAAGTTCAACCCATGAAATGTAATTTCTCAGGGGAGCGGAGACACACACTCCACCTTCCGAGGGACCTTCCTACACCTTCAAGTGTTTCCCTACCCCCCCTCGGCCTCCAACATTACCGCCACCCAGCTCCGCGCTCCCGCCCCAAGGCAGCGGGAAGAGCCCTTAGGCCAAGAGCTGACAGGGAGGTCCCCGCCTCGCACCAACCTTGGGACCGAACCTCTCTGAGGCAGCGGCCCCCCAGTCCCTCTCCTCCGCCCCCAAGGTCACCTCGGCCCCGGAACTCCCTCCCCCTTCATTCCCCCCGCCGAGGCCCTACCGACGGTGCCGGGAAGGCGGGCGGCCCCGGCGAGCCCCGGGAGGAGAGCGCTGCCCGCCGCACCGCTCGCCGCCCGCCgtgctccccaggcagctgcagcccgGAGCAGGAGGCTCATGGCCGCCATAGCTGGAACTGGCACGGGGGCGGAGCCGGCGGCACCGGAG GGCGGCGGGGTGAAGCCAGACGGCCGCCACCTTGGGAAAGGGCAGagccttccctctccttccgGCGCCGCCAGGCAGTGTGGGAAGGGCGGCGG GAGATGGCGGCCGCCGTGTCCGCTCTGTGCCGGCGGCTCACGGGAGCGCTGCGGCTGTCAGGAGCTCGGCCGGGCTCGGCGGCTGCCGGTCTCCCCGG ATTAACACCAAATCTCTTCCATAAGAACGTACCAGAAGTGGAGCCCCTCCATCAGTTGAAGTTTCTGCACACCACTTTGTCTCGGAAAGGTCTGGAGGAGTTTTTTGATGATCCAGCAAACTGGGGAGAGAAAAGTGTCAAGTCAG GAGATGCATGGAATATAAAGCATCTGAGGGGCAAGAGTAGTGAGGACTTGCACAAACTTTG GTATGTcctactgaaggaaaaaaacatgcttttaaCCTTACAGCAAGAATCAAAAAGACAACTCAGGCCTATGCCAAGTCCAGAACGATTAGAAAAG GTAGAAAAATCGATGAAAAATATAGACTTAGTTgtcagagaaagagaaattgcTTTGAGGCTTTTACAAACTGGCCATGAAAAACCAGTACCTGGAGAGTGGAGACAAGACTTCTTAGGACGCACATACTG GTATACTTACAAGGAATGGCCAATACCATGGTacttaaacaaaaaatacaaaaagaggAGATTCTATTACTTACCCCATGTGAATCGCTTCATCAG GCTTAGACTTGAAAAAAACTTACGTTTAAGGGCAAAAAGGCAAAACctagagaagaaaaggcagaaggtCCTGGAAAGGAAGTTCCCTCATCTTGCTGTAAAGTCTCAGAGCCAGTGA